The following proteins are encoded in a genomic region of Coffea eugenioides isolate CCC68of chromosome 6, Ceug_1.0, whole genome shotgun sequence:
- the LOC113773330 gene encoding RING-H2 finger protein ATL22-like gives MEILRLVIVAISFSSLLSPAIFADNVSIAPAAVPPDDVCAEKRCSPYGPAVRFPFLLRGKQPEECGYNNPGYNLYCDNGNHTLLEFPPSSMKFVVKSINYKTQMIQVQFAEGCQLKYLRNFDLSSTPFQFSAPDYMIDRYLFMIDRYTLFNCSLANGDTWSSDDGYDFRCLDIPGYKVRATPSHTEIRFLSVELCTKMYDTTLVSGELFRMRDSLNLAWSLSACKKCEVREGGICRWKNRTNNKFDCFGGKNLDPGTYHLLLLPGPFLDVSH, from the coding sequence atggaaatcttGAGATTGGTCATAGTGGCCATTAGCTTTTCTTCTCTACTAAGCCCTGCAATCTTTGCGGACAACGTCTCAATTGCACCTGCAGCAGTACCACCTGACGATGTCTGTGCAGAGAAAAGATGTAGCCCCTATGGTCCGGCCGTAAGATTCCCATTTCTGCTACGAGGAAAGCAGCCTGAAGAGTGTGGCTACAATAATCCAGGGTACAATCTTTATTGTGACAACGGAAACCATACCTTACTTGAGTTTCCCCCTTCATCAATGAAATTTGTGGTCAAAAGCATCAACTATAAGACTCAAATGATCCAAGTCCAGTTTGCTGAAGGTTGCCAACTCAAGTATCTGAGAAATTTTGATTTATCTTCTACCCCGTTTCAGTTTTCTGCACCAGACTACATGATAGATCGATATTTGTTCATGATAGATCGATATACTTTGTTCAATTGCTCATTGGCAAATGGTGATACTTGGTCTTCCGATGATGGATATGACTTTCGTTGTCTAGACATCCCTGGATACAAAGTGCGTGCAACGCCTTCTCATACTGAAATTCGGTTTTTGTCTGTGGAATTATGCACAAAGATGTATGACACAACTTTGGTTTCGGGGGAACTATTTCGAATGCGAGACTCACTGAACCTGGCCTGGTCCTTGTCTGCATGCAAAAAATGTGAGGTACGAGAAGGTGGAATTTGCAGATGGAAGAATAGAACTAACAATAAATTTGACTGCTTTGGAGGAAAGAATCTCGACCCTGGTACGTACCATTTACTGCTCCTTCCTGGTCCATTTCTTGATGTTTCTCATTGA
- the LOC113773329 gene encoding rust resistance kinase Lr10-like, whose translation MKPTRYSYADIKRITNDFKDKLGEGGYGNVFKGKISNEIFVAVKLLHNSTGNGEEFINEVGTMGTIHHVNVVRLVGFCADGFKRALVYEFLPNGSLDKFIFPEGQEHHNLGMEKLQNIAFGIARGIEYLHQGCEQRILHFDIKPHNILLDNNFNPKISDFGLAKLCEKGRSAVSMTAARGTMGYIAPEVFSRHFGNVCYKSDIYSFGMLLLEMVGRRKNIDANVQNVSQVYYPEWVYGRLVQEEDLRIQVEEDGEDVIAKKLAIVGLWCIQWNPVDRPSITFVLQMLEGNGESPSLPPSPFTSTDPMNPSNPSLHRRHLASGLAVISELE comes from the coding sequence ATGAAGCCTACTCGATATTCCTATGCTGATATCAAGAGGATCACAAATGACTTCAAGGATAAATTAGGTGAAGGAGGCTATGGAAATGTGTTCAAGGgcaaaatttcaaatgaaatatTTGTTGCCGTGAAGCTGCTGCACAATTCCACAGGAAATGGGGAAGAGTTTATAAATGAAGTAGGAACAATGGGCACAATCCACCATGTAAATGTTGTCCGCTTGGTAGGCTTCTGTGCTGATGGATTCAAAAGAGCTCTTGTTTATGAATTTTTGCCAAACGGTTCTCTGGACAAGTTCATATTTCCGGAAGGTCAAGAGCATCATAACCTTGGAATGGAGAAGTTACAAAACATTGCATTTGGCATTGCACGAGGTATCGAGTACCTTCACCAAGGATGTGAACAGAGGATCCTCCATTTCGATATCAAACCACATAACATCTTGCTTGACAACAACTTTAACCCAAAAATATCTGATTTTGGGTTAGCCAAGCTTTGTGAAAAGGGAAGAAGTGCAGTTTCAATGACTGCTGCAAGAGGAACCATGGGCTACATTGCCCCTGAAGTCTTCTCAAGGCACTTTGGCAATGTGTGTTACAAATCAGATATCTATAGTTTTGGGATGCTGTTGCTTGAAATGGTTGGACGACGGAAGAACATTGATGCCAATGTGCAAAATGTTAGCCAAGTGTACTATCCCGAATGGGTTTACGGACGGTTGGTTCAAGAGGAAGACTTGAGAATCCAAGTTGAGGAAGATGGAGAGGATGTCATTGCCAAAAAATTGGCAATTGTAGGACTTTGGTGCATTCAGTGGAACCCTGTGGATCGTCCTTCAATAACCTTCGTTCTTCAGATGCTTGAAGGAAATGGAGAAAGTCCGAGTCTTCCACCGAGTCCTTTTACCTCAACAGATCCCATGAATCCAAGTAATCCAAGCTTGCATAGAAGACATTTGGCTTCAGGATTGGCAGTGATCTCTGAGTTAGAATAA